The Pelagibacterium halotolerans B2 nucleotide sequence AGGACGGAAAGCGCCCCATCGCCGGCATGGCCGCCGAACGCCCCGAAGACGTCGCCTTTCTCGCCGATCTGGCGGCGAAAGGCGAGTACCGCGCCCTCGTCGATCAGGTCTTCTCCTTCGCCGATATCGCCCGGGCTCACGCCCGCGTCGACAGCAAACGCAAGCGCGGCAGCGTCGTGGTTCGTGTCGCCGAATAGAATGTCCCGCTCCTTGCGTCATCCCGGGCGAAGTCCCGGGAACCGGTAACCGGCAGCGCCGGCAGTTCTGTCTCATGGCCAAGGTCTAGAGCGCGTCCAGCAAAAGTGGACTTGATCTCGTCTCCAGCCCCTGCCGATTTCCACTTGGCTATCCCTGCCTTGACAGAACAAAATAAGAACGACATGCTGCCCGCACCAAAGGAGGTGCACAATGGCCCATGTCGTTCTGTTTCATTCCATCCTCGGCCTGCGGCCCGTCGAAGGCGAAATCGCCGCCGTGTTCGAGGCCGACGGCCACACCGTCACGCTGCCCGATCTTTACAACGGCAAGTCGGCTGACGATTACGACGCCGGTTTCGCGATCAAGCGCGAGATAAGCGACGAGGAGATTTCTGCGCGCGCCACGGCCGCGCTCGAAAGCGTCCCCGACGATGCCGTGCTCTCGGGCGTGTCCTTCGGTACCATGATGGCCAGCCGCTTCGCCGCCCAACGGCCTCAGACTGCTGGGCTGCTGTTTTTTGCAGGCGTCGCGCCCTGGTTTGCCCAGCCGCGCGCCGGTCTGCCCGTGTCGGCGCACGTTGCCAGGCCCGATCCGTTCGACGATGAGGACTATTTTTCCGACTGGCTCAAAACATCAGGCGATGCCGATGTCGCGCTGCACCGCTACGAGGGCGCCGGCCACTATTTCCTTGACCCAAGCCTCGACGATTACAACGAAGCCGCCGCCAAACTCTGCCTCGACCGCTCGCGGGACTTTTTAAAAAGCCTTTAACCGAGGCAGGGCAGGCTGGACCAAAACGCCATGCACAAAGGCGGCGACACCGCTCTACCCTCCCACCATCGTCATCTTCGGGCTCGACCCGGAGATCCGCACCGCCGCCCATCTCGAACGGAAATGGGGTTAGCCCAGTCCTCTCTCAAACCACGGCCTGCACCGCTTTGCCCGCATCATCAAACAAATGCCGCTTGGCCGCCTCGAACGTCACGAACACCTTTGAGCCCGGCGCGAAATAGTGCTCCCCGAACAGCCGTGCCGTCAAAAGCCCGGCCTTTTCGTTGCGCAGATAAAGGTTGGTGTCCGCCCCGAGCTGTTCGATATGGATCACCTCGCAGGCCAGATCGCCGGCGGTTTCCGAAACGCTCATATGCTCGGGCCGGATGCCGATGGTTTTGGCCGCGGTTTCCCCCAGCGCCGCCGCATCGAGAAAGTTCATCTGCGGCGAGCCGATAAACCCGGCAACGAACATATTGGCCGGGCGGTTATAAAGCTCCATGGGCGTGCCGATCTGCTCGATCCGCCCCGCATTCATCACAACGATCTTGTCGGCCAGCGTCATGGCCTCGACCTGGTCGTGCGTCACATAGACCATGGTGGCCGAAAGCTCGCGATGCAGCCGGGCGATTTCGAGCCTTGTGTTGACCCGCAGCGCCGCGTCGAGATTGGAGAGCGGCTCGTCGAACAAAAACAGCTTCGGCTTGCGCACCACGGCCCGCCCGATGGCCACACGCTGGCGCTGTCCGCCCGACAATTCGGCCGGCCGCCGCTCGAGCAGCGGATCGAGCCCCAGCATCTTGGATGCCACGCCCACCCGATCCTCGATTTCCGATTTCGCCGCGCCTTCCTGTTTCATGGCGAGGCTCATATTCCCCTTCACCGTCAAATGCGGATAGAGCGCATAGGATTGAAACACCATGGCGATGCCGCGCTTGGCGGGCGGGGTGGCGTTGACCACGGTGCCATCGATCTTGACCGTCCCCGCGCTGGCGTCTTCCAGACCTGCGATGATCCGCAAAAGCGTCGATTTCCCGCAGCCCGACGGCCCCACGAAAAT carries:
- a CDS encoding dienelactone hydrolase family protein produces the protein MAHVVLFHSILGLRPVEGEIAAVFEADGHTVTLPDLYNGKSADDYDAGFAIKREISDEEISARATAALESVPDDAVLSGVSFGTMMASRFAAQRPQTAGLLFFAGVAPWFAQPRAGLPVSAHVARPDPFDDEDYFSDWLKTSGDADVALHRYEGAGHYFLDPSLDDYNEAAAKLCLDRSRDFLKSL
- a CDS encoding ABC transporter ATP-binding protein, producing MTALELSGIKKTFGSTDVLHGIDLSVDEGEFVIFVGPSGCGKSTLLRIIAGLEDASAGTVKIDGTVVNATPPAKRGIAMVFQSYALYPHLTVKGNMSLAMKQEGAAKSEIEDRVGVASKMLGLDPLLERRPAELSGGQRQRVAIGRAVVRKPKLFLFDEPLSNLDAALRVNTRLEIARLHRELSATMVYVTHDQVEAMTLADKIVVMNAGRIEQIGTPMELYNRPANMFVAGFIGSPQMNFLDAAALGETAAKTIGIRPEHMSVSETAGDLACEVIHIEQLGADTNLYLRNEKAGLLTARLFGEHYFAPGSKVFVTFEAAKRHLFDDAGKAVQAVV